Proteins encoded by one window of Clostridium perfringens:
- a CDS encoding putative polysaccharide biosynthesis protein — MKKQSLIKGSLVLACAGILAKFLGLFFRWPLIMLIGDEGLGYYQMTYPLYMLFVAIAAGIPIAVSKLVSEKNALGKYEESFQVIKEALKVMVLLGIGTSIFLAVGGKFLLPFLKWDDKAYYSILGICLAPTLIGIITPIRGFFQGFQNMTPTAISQILEQIGRVIVGVGLAYILIDKGIEYSAGGASFGAVAGAFVAALYLIPKYRKIKNSFKLGKIKGSHKIFMEIINIALPISIGAAVGSVMGVIDSVLVPQKLLQAGFTGQEATVLYAQLTGKATVFTNIPMTLATALAASIIPIISELYILKDKVQVKQKIDTTMKLCMIVSIPCFLGLFFMAEPIMNLLFPGKADGFMILKYLSISVPFLVGTQITTSILQGMGYYYRPVFHLFIGCILKVVLTMNLIPIRSLNIYGAVIATIISYSVVLILNLIYMAKRFKYAPNIKDVIIKPIFASILMIGTVLYLYTQALKYSGSNSISCLIAVFVGIIIYMISLFVLKIFSVEEIKGRLRN, encoded by the coding sequence ATGAAGAAACAATCCCTTATAAAAGGTAGTCTTGTACTTGCTTGTGCTGGTATTTTAGCCAAGTTTCTTGGTTTATTTTTTAGATGGCCATTAATAATGTTAATAGGAGATGAAGGTTTAGGATATTATCAAATGACCTATCCCTTATATATGCTTTTTGTTGCCATTGCAGCAGGTATACCTATAGCAGTATCTAAATTAGTATCTGAAAAAAATGCTCTAGGAAAGTATGAGGAAAGTTTTCAGGTAATAAAAGAAGCTTTAAAGGTAATGGTTTTACTAGGAATAGGGACAAGCATCTTTTTAGCTGTAGGTGGTAAATTTCTTTTACCATTTTTAAAATGGGATGATAAGGCCTATTATTCTATACTAGGAATTTGTTTAGCTCCTACATTAATAGGAATAATAACCCCTATTAGAGGTTTTTTTCAAGGATTTCAGAATATGACTCCAACAGCTATATCTCAAATACTAGAGCAAATAGGTAGAGTTATAGTTGGTGTTGGATTAGCTTATATATTGATAGATAAAGGAATTGAATACTCAGCAGGGGGAGCATCCTTTGGAGCAGTAGCTGGAGCCTTTGTAGCAGCCTTATATTTAATTCCTAAATATAGAAAGATAAAAAATAGTTTTAAACTAGGTAAGATAAAAGGTAGTCATAAAATATTTATGGAAATAATAAATATAGCTCTTCCTATATCTATAGGTGCTGCCGTAGGAAGTGTTATGGGGGTTATAGATTCTGTCTTAGTTCCTCAAAAGCTTTTACAAGCTGGGTTTACTGGCCAAGAGGCCACAGTTTTATATGCTCAGCTTACAGGGAAAGCTACTGTGTTTACCAATATTCCTATGACCTTAGCTACTGCATTAGCTGCCTCAATAATACCTATAATTTCTGAATTATATATTCTTAAAGATAAGGTACAAGTTAAACAAAAAATAGATACTACAATGAAATTATGCATGATAGTTTCTATCCCATGTTTTTTAGGTTTATTTTTTATGGCAGAACCTATAATGAATCTTTTGTTTCCAGGAAAAGCTGATGGCTTTATGATATTAAAATATTTATCAATTAGTGTTCCATTTTTAGTTGGGACGCAGATAACAACATCCATATTACAAGGAATGGGATATTATTATAGACCTGTTTTTCATCTTTTTATAGGGTGTATATTAAAAGTGGTATTAACTATGAATTTAATACCTATAAGATCTTTAAATATTTATGGTGCTGTAATAGCAACAATAATATCTTATTCTGTGGTATTAATATTAAATTTAATATATATGGCTAAGAGATTTAAATACGCTCCTAATATAAAAGATGTAATAATAAAGCCTATCTTCGCATCAATTTTAATGATTGGTACAGTTTTATATTTATATACACAAGCTTTAAAATATAGTGGAAGTAACAGTATATCTTGCTTAATAGCTGTATTTGTGGGTATTATTATATATATGATATCATTGTTTGTACTTAAAATTTTTAGCGTAGAAGAAATAAAGGGACGACTAAGAAATTAA
- the yabN gene encoding bifunctional methyltransferase/pyrophosphohydrolase YabN: MLKIMGLGPGAYEALTIGALKELKNNKNIYFRTEKHPTVDFLKDEGIKFESYDHAYEKYDSFDDVYKYIAEDLITKIKDDEDLIYAVPGHPLVAEKSVINLIELCKENNIQYEVLPAVSFVDAMMEALQVDPIEGVKIIDAFDMKNQILDKRVGTIITQVYNNFIASEVKLRLLEGYEDDTEIIFVRAAGVEGLESIRKIPLYELDWQEDIDYLTSIYIPKDLGNKKDFQDLLDIIETLRNPGGCPWDREQTHESLKSALLEECYEVIDAIENEDEDALIEELGDVLLQVVFHASIGKEDGYFDIMDVIGGISNKMINRHPHVFGNEEANTSEQVLVNWDEIKKEEKGIKTLTEEMQNIAKSLPAATRAYKVQKKAKKVGFDWDDVNCAMDKVKEELNEIKEVYNCEDKSIIEGEVGDLLFACINVARFLEVDGELALDKTIKKFIKRFSYIENEAIKNNKNLKDMTLEEMDKLWEEAKTSEK; encoded by the coding sequence ATGCTTAAGATAATGGGTCTAGGGCCAGGTGCCTATGAAGCATTAACAATAGGTGCTTTAAAAGAATTAAAAAACAATAAAAATATATATTTTAGAACAGAAAAACATCCTACAGTGGATTTCTTAAAAGATGAAGGAATTAAGTTTGAATCATATGATCATGCATATGAAAAATATGATAGCTTTGATGATGTATATAAATATATTGCAGAGGATTTAATAACTAAAATTAAGGATGATGAGGATTTAATATATGCAGTGCCAGGTCATCCTTTAGTGGCAGAAAAATCAGTAATTAATTTAATTGAATTATGTAAAGAAAATAATATTCAGTATGAAGTTTTGCCAGCAGTTAGCTTTGTAGATGCTATGATGGAAGCTTTGCAAGTAGATCCAATAGAGGGTGTAAAAATAATTGATGCCTTTGACATGAAAAATCAAATATTAGATAAGCGTGTTGGAACTATAATAACTCAAGTTTATAATAATTTCATAGCTTCAGAGGTTAAGTTAAGACTTTTAGAAGGATATGAAGATGATACTGAAATAATATTTGTAAGAGCGGCTGGAGTTGAAGGCTTAGAGAGTATAAGAAAAATACCTTTATATGAATTAGATTGGCAAGAAGATATAGATTATTTAACTTCAATATATATACCTAAGGATTTAGGAAATAAAAAAGATTTTCAAGATTTATTAGATATTATAGAAACTTTAAGAAATCCAGGTGGATGTCCTTGGGATAGAGAGCAAACTCATGAGAGTTTAAAGAGTGCTCTTTTAGAAGAATGCTATGAAGTGATAGATGCTATTGAAAATGAGGATGAGGATGCTTTAATAGAAGAGCTTGGTGATGTTTTACTTCAAGTCGTATTCCATGCTTCTATAGGTAAGGAAGATGGATATTTTGATATTATGGATGTAATAGGTGGAATATCAAATAAAATGATAAATAGACATCCTCATGTCTTTGGAAATGAAGAAGCAAATACCTCAGAGCAAGTTTTAGTAAATTGGGATGAAATTAAGAAAGAAGAAAAAGGTATTAAAACTTTAACAGAAGAAATGCAAAACATAGCTAAATCTCTTCCAGCTGCAACAAGAGCTTATAAGGTTCAAAAGAAAGCTAAAAAGGTAGGTTTTGACTGGGATGATGTAAATTGTGCTATGGATAAAGTAAAAGAAGAATTAAATGAAATAAAAGAGGTTTATAATTGTGAAGATAAGTCAATAATAGAAGGTGAAGTAGGTGACTTACTTTTTGCTTGTATAAATGTAGCAAGATTCCTAGAAGTTGATGGAGAATTAGCTTTAGATAAAACAATTAAAAAGTTTATAAAGAGATTCTCTTATATTGAAAATGAAGCAATAAAAAACAATAAGAATTTAAAAGATATGACCTTAGAAGAGATGGATAAACTATGGGAAGAGGCTAAAACAAGTGAAAAATAA
- a CDS encoding HU family DNA-binding protein, with the protein MNKAELITSMAEKSNLTKKDAELALKAFIESVSETLENGDKVQLVGFGTFETRVRAEREGRNPRTKEVIKIPASIAPVFKPGKELKERVNA; encoded by the coding sequence GTGAATAAAGCAGAATTAATAACAAGCATGGCTGAAAAAAGCAACTTAACTAAAAAAGATGCTGAATTAGCTTTAAAAGCATTCATAGAAAGCGTTAGCGAAACTTTAGAAAATGGTGACAAAGTTCAATTAGTTGGATTCGGAACTTTCGAAACTAGAGTAAGAGCTGAAAGAGAAGGAAGAAACCCAAGAACTAAAGAAGTTATAAAAATACCTGCTTCAATAGCTCCTGTATTCAAGCCAGGTAAAGAGTTAAAAGAAAGAGTTAACGCTTAA
- a CDS encoding RNA-binding S4 domain-containing protein, which translates to MRLDKYLKVSRIIKRRTVAKEACESGRVIINGKVAKPSNDIKEGDIIEILFGNRTLKARVINIAEHVRKENAKEMYEILEGEEDKE; encoded by the coding sequence ATGAGATTAGATAAATATTTAAAGGTTTCTAGAATAATTAAAAGAAGAACAGTTGCTAAGGAAGCTTGTGAAAGTGGAAGAGTAATAATAAATGGAAAAGTTGCAAAACCTTCAAATGATATAAAAGAAGGGGATATAATAGAAATATTATTTGGAAACAGAACTTTAAAAGCAAGAGTTATAAACATTGCTGAGCATGTTAGAAAAGAAAATGCTAAAGAGATGTATGAGATATTAGAAGGCGAAGAAGATAAAGAATAA
- the yabP gene encoding sporulation protein YabP, whose translation MTDKKSENKTIQGASSLSLENRKILSITGVNEVINFDEEKISLKTDLGPLLIKGSELKMNKLDVQNGEVIIGGFISNIDYLNKKNKRKRNINLLSKIFK comes from the coding sequence ATGACTGATAAAAAAAGTGAAAATAAAACCATACAAGGTGCTAGCAGTTTATCTTTAGAAAATAGAAAAATTTTATCTATTACAGGTGTAAATGAAGTTATAAACTTTGATGAAGAAAAAATAAGTTTAAAAACAGATTTAGGTCCATTATTAATAAAGGGATCTGAGTTAAAGATGAATAAATTAGATGTTCAAAATGGGGAGGTTATAATAGGAGGATTTATAAGTAATATTGATTATTTAAATAAAAAAAATAAGCGTAAAAGAAATATAAATTTACTTTCTAAAATATTTAAATAG
- the yabQ gene encoding spore cortex biosynthesis protein YabQ — protein sequence MLLDINIQFKIVIFAILSGIIIGFLFDIYREFRGVCKNKILITIEDILFWIWCSLIVFVFLLKYNYALIGVYVYVFMGITLVIYLKTLSKYFRRIQHKILAILLKNLRIIFKNIRYAFKNTFTN from the coding sequence ATGCTTTTAGATATAAATATTCAATTTAAAATTGTTATTTTTGCAATATTATCTGGAATAATAATTGGATTTTTGTTTGATATTTATAGAGAATTTAGAGGTGTTTGCAAAAATAAAATATTAATAACAATTGAAGATATATTATTTTGGATATGGTGTAGTTTAATTGTATTTGTATTTTTACTAAAATATAATTATGCCCTTATAGGTGTGTATGTATATGTGTTTATGGGGATAACTTTAGTTATTTATTTAAAAACATTATCTAAATATTTTAGAAGAATACAACATAAAATTCTAGCTATACTATTAAAGAATCTGAGAATAATATTCAAAAATATAAGATATGCATTTAAAAATACATTCACAAATTAA
- a CDS encoding FtsB family cell division protein, whose protein sequence is MKKRMNLKNMVIIILIAILVISYVRQELTMNKIHKDIEAKQTQLNELQDKNKKLQDEVNQSSTDEYIERMARERLGMIKNGEKVITNSDSPQDKQNNSEVKNNQNK, encoded by the coding sequence GTGAAAAAAAGAATGAATTTAAAAAATATGGTAATAATTATATTAATTGCTATATTGGTTATTTCTTATGTTAGACAAGAACTTACAATGAACAAAATACACAAAGACATAGAAGCCAAGCAAACTCAGCTTAATGAGCTTCAAGATAAAAATAAGAAGTTACAAGATGAGGTAAACCAATCTTCAACAGACGAATACATAGAGAGAATGGCTAGAGAAAGATTAGGTATGATTAAGAATGGCGAGAAGGTTATTACTAACTCAGATTCACCTCAAGACAAGCAAAATAATTCTGAAGTAAAAAACAATCAGAATAAATAA
- a CDS encoding S1 domain-containing RNA-binding protein translates to MTLMAGNILEGRIINITNFGAFVEVEGKTGLVHISEVADTYVKDIREHLKEDDKVKVKVISVDDKGKISLSIKQAMPPKKKSVKPADFDWNNEKKAKPKQNFEDIMSKFLKDSEERLQDVKKHQDVKQRKRKSI, encoded by the coding sequence ATGACCTTAATGGCAGGAAACATATTAGAGGGTAGAATAATTAACATCACAAACTTTGGTGCGTTTGTTGAAGTGGAAGGAAAGACAGGTTTAGTTCATATATCTGAAGTAGCAGATACTTATGTTAAAGATATAAGAGAGCATCTTAAAGAAGATGACAAAGTTAAAGTGAAAGTAATATCAGTTGATGATAAAGGCAAAATAAGCTTATCAATAAAGCAAGCTATGCCACCAAAGAAGAAATCTGTTAAACCTGCAGATTTTGATTGGAATAATGAAAAGAAAGCTAAGCCAAAACAAAACTTTGAAGATATAATGTCAAAGTTTTTAAAGGATAGTGAAGAAAGACTTCAAGATGTAAAAAAACATCAAGATGTAAAACAAAGAAAAAGAAAATCAATATAA
- the spoIIE gene encoding stage II sporulation protein E, whose translation MQYGVKIDNYKRAKDSENVKNNMKIEASSIGLIMAMVAGLLISRVYLDMTFGVVQVLAPFGLAYLIAITNYERKYILSSSLGVILGYITLFNKVSNFSAYIIISTIVTIISMSKLNKKARNIASFIIVFSGLFVYGVLVGSSDIILHLIGAISVTALVFPIYYVVSYTLKCIEEINTQHFFSIDEIVSIELFICLLIVGIGTLSINDISFRNIAAILFIIALAFISDTNMGAGAGITMGIILGFATGNLMESIAIYGACGLVAGIFRESGKLFTALSFNIIFIIVTLYSGVFNNISFIEALVGTGIFLLIPKKIYNKISLEINKDKKVGHFSEVRFAEIKDELTERLKDFTEVLSIMGKSLNNLVGNDKLAIKNKGNALVENLSDRTCSDCDMRYMCWKRELHQTYNAFSDLIRNYENNSGAFPHELEKKCIKKYALVKNLEDIMNIYMVNETLKSRLGEGRKILSNHINNMSVTISEIVDEFGNELHLCTDVEKSIKKSLLKYGINFGSLICYNDKNGRIKIKMQMENCMGSQTCIKTVLPIISETIGKNMSIGSEGCNINSKNNMCEIVIEEAPKYHINSHVAVATKEGEKFTGDSYSYGRTKDGNYITVISDGMGSGPEAGLESKVSVEIIEKFMEVGFDEKIAIDAVNAIMSIKFSEDEKFSTLDMNKIDLYTGNAKFMKVGAIESFIKRGNKVEVINSNTLPFGVLEEPDVDTVEKQVSNGDVIVSISDGILDVKNDGSFDTTWLIEFLKNTKYRQPKDLSIAILEKAKELSGGKAKDDMTVVVSKVFAIN comes from the coding sequence ATGCAATATGGAGTTAAAATTGATAATTACAAAAGAGCAAAGGATTCAGAAAATGTAAAAAATAATATGAAAATAGAAGCTTCTAGCATTGGGCTTATTATGGCTATGGTTGCAGGTCTTTTAATAAGTAGAGTGTATTTAGATATGACTTTTGGAGTAGTTCAAGTATTAGCTCCATTTGGATTAGCATATTTAATTGCAATAACAAATTATGAAAGAAAATATATATTATCATCAAGTTTGGGAGTTATATTAGGGTACATTACCTTGTTTAATAAGGTTAGCAACTTTTCGGCTTACATAATAATATCAACTATAGTTACCATAATTTCTATGAGTAAACTAAATAAAAAGGCTAGAAATATAGCAAGTTTTATTATTGTATTTTCAGGATTGTTTGTTTATGGAGTTTTAGTAGGAAGTTCAGATATAATTTTACACTTAATAGGTGCGATTTCAGTGACAGCCTTAGTTTTTCCTATATATTATGTTGTGAGCTATACATTAAAGTGCATAGAAGAAATAAATACTCAACATTTTTTTTCAATAGATGAAATTGTAAGTATAGAACTATTTATATGTTTATTAATAGTTGGAATTGGAACTCTATCAATAAATGATATTAGTTTTAGAAATATAGCAGCTATACTTTTTATTATAGCTTTAGCCTTTATTTCAGATACTAATATGGGTGCTGGAGCAGGTATAACTATGGGTATAATATTAGGTTTTGCTACAGGGAATCTTATGGAGAGCATAGCTATTTATGGAGCTTGTGGCTTAGTTGCCGGGATATTTAGAGAGTCAGGAAAACTTTTTACAGCCTTATCATTTAACATAATTTTTATAATAGTAACTTTATATTCTGGAGTTTTTAATAATATTTCATTTATAGAAGCCTTAGTTGGAACAGGAATATTTCTTTTAATTCCTAAAAAAATATACAATAAAATTTCTTTAGAAATAAACAAGGATAAAAAGGTTGGGCATTTTAGTGAAGTTAGATTTGCTGAGATTAAAGATGAGTTAACTGAAAGATTAAAAGATTTTACTGAAGTTTTATCTATAATGGGTAAGTCATTAAATAATCTAGTTGGTAATGATAAATTAGCTATAAAAAATAAGGGGAATGCATTGGTTGAAAATTTATCAGATAGAACTTGTAGTGACTGTGATATGAGATATATGTGTTGGAAGAGAGAACTTCATCAAACTTATAATGCTTTTTCAGATTTAATAAGAAATTATGAAAATAATTCAGGTGCTTTTCCTCATGAGCTTGAGAAAAAATGCATAAAGAAATATGCCTTAGTTAAAAATCTAGAGGACATAATGAATATCTATATGGTAAATGAAACCTTAAAGAGTAGATTAGGAGAGGGAAGAAAAATCTTATCTAATCATATAAACAATATGTCAGTTACAATTAGTGAAATAGTTGACGAGTTTGGAAATGAACTGCATCTATGTACTGATGTAGAAAAAAGTATAAAAAAATCTCTTTTAAAGTATGGCATTAATTTTGGAAGCTTAATATGTTATAACGATAAAAATGGAAGAATTAAAATTAAGATGCAAATGGAAAATTGTATGGGATCTCAAACATGTATAAAAACAGTTCTTCCTATAATAAGCGAGACCATAGGAAAAAATATGAGTATTGGAAGTGAAGGGTGTAATATAAATAGCAAAAATAATATGTGTGAGATTGTTATTGAAGAAGCGCCTAAATATCATATTAATTCCCATGTAGCAGTTGCTACTAAAGAGGGAGAAAAATTCACTGGAGATTCATATTCATATGGTAGAACAAAGGATGGTAATTATATAACTGTAATATCAGATGGCATGGGATCAGGACCTGAAGCAGGACTTGAAAGTAAAGTTTCAGTAGAAATAATAGAAAAATTTATGGAAGTTGGTTTTGATGAAAAAATAGCTATTGATGCAGTTAATGCAATTATGAGTATAAAGTTTAGTGAAGATGAAAAGTTTTCTACATTAGATATGAATAAGATAGACTTATATACTGGAAATGCTAAGTTTATGAAAGTTGGAGCTATAGAAAGCTTTATAAAGAGAGGAAATAAGGTAGAGGTTATAAATTCAAATACACTTCCTTTTGGTGTCTTAGAAGAACCAGATGTAGATACTGTTGAAAAGCAAGTAAGTAATGGGGATGTAATAGTTAGTATAAGTGATGGTATTTTAGATGTTAAAAATGATGGAAGTTTTGATACTACATGGTTAATTGAATTTTTAAAGAATACTAAGTATAGACAACCTAAGGATTTATCAATAGCTATTTTAGAAAAAGCAAAGGAATTAAGTGGAGGAAAGGCTAAGGATGATATGACAGTAGTTGTATCTAAGGTTTTTGCAATAAATTAA
- the tilS gene encoding tRNA lysidine(34) synthetase TilS encodes MKKKVIDFIKENSMIKSGDKVLVALSGGPDSVCLLHILSELRELLHIEVYAAHVNHCLRGESALKDEAYVEELCKNLNIKCFVKRVDINKISEEQNISTEMAGREERYKFFEELKNEYSLDKIAIAHNANDQAETLIMRALRGTGIEGLVGIKPVRDGIFIRPILILRRKEIEEYCEINNLNPRIDETNLEEIYSRNKIRLKAIPFIEENFNPDIVATLNRLAYSCSKDVEFIQEEVEKRFPKLCTKENRSILIKEEAFNEKEALLTRIIKKALFEVSSKHNNFELKHIQDIIALKDKGTGKQINITNGVIALNEYGDIRIKLVDSKKVKENKVLNLENIKDELDKNQKVVIEDDILGNYELIVEDLKKGEKFSKDRFIKSFDYDKISNIDIRFRQNGDKIIPLGMKSSKKLKDIFINNKIPKEERDFIPLVLFNNEIAWIVGSNVSETFKVTNKTKKVIKITFKGKEN; translated from the coding sequence ATGAAGAAAAAGGTTATAGATTTTATAAAGGAAAACTCCATGATTAAAAGTGGAGATAAGGTTTTAGTAGCTTTATCAGGTGGTCCAGACTCAGTATGTTTACTACATATTTTAAGTGAACTTAGGGAATTATTACACATAGAAGTATATGCAGCCCATGTGAATCATTGTTTAAGAGGAGAAAGCGCTTTAAAAGATGAAGCTTATGTAGAAGAACTTTGTAAGAATTTAAATATAAAATGTTTTGTAAAAAGAGTAGATATAAATAAGATAAGTGAAGAACAAAACATTTCTACAGAAATGGCTGGAAGAGAAGAGAGATATAAATTCTTTGAAGAACTAAAAAATGAATATTCATTAGATAAAATAGCTATAGCACACAATGCTAATGACCAAGCAGAAACTCTTATTATGAGAGCTTTAAGAGGAACTGGCATAGAAGGGTTAGTTGGAATTAAACCAGTTAGAGATGGTATTTTCATAAGACCTATATTGATTTTAAGAAGAAAAGAAATAGAAGAATACTGTGAAATAAATAATTTAAATCCTAGAATAGATGAAACTAATTTAGAAGAAATATATTCTAGAAATAAAATAAGGCTTAAGGCAATACCATTTATAGAAGAGAATTTTAATCCAGATATAGTTGCTACTTTAAATAGATTAGCTTATAGCTGTAGTAAGGATGTAGAGTTTATACAAGAAGAAGTGGAAAAGAGATTTCCTAAACTTTGTACAAAGGAAAATCGCAGCATTCTTATTAAAGAAGAAGCCTTTAATGAAAAGGAAGCTCTATTAACAAGAATAATAAAAAAGGCATTATTTGAAGTAAGTTCTAAACATAATAACTTTGAATTAAAACATATACAGGACATAATTGCCTTAAAAGATAAAGGGACAGGAAAGCAAATTAACATAACTAATGGGGTAATTGCTTTAAATGAATATGGAGATATAAGAATAAAATTAGTAGATAGCAAAAAGGTTAAAGAGAATAAAGTTTTAAATTTAGAAAATATTAAAGATGAACTAGATAAAAATCAAAAAGTTGTAATAGAAGATGATATTTTAGGAAATTATGAATTAATAGTAGAAGATTTAAAAAAAGGTGAAAAATTTTCAAAAGATAGATTTATAAAGTCTTTTGATTATGATAAAATTTCCAATATAGATATTAGATTTAGACAAAATGGAGATAAAATAATTCCTTTAGGAATGAAGAGTAGCAAAAAGCTAAAAGATATATTTATAAATAATAAAATACCTAAAGAAGAAAGAGATTTTATACCCTTAGTGCTATTTAATAATGAAATAGCATGGATTGTAGGATCTAATGTTAGTGAAACATTTAAAGTTACAAATAAAACTAAAAAGGTAATTAAAATTACTTTTAAAGGAAAGGAAAATTAA
- the hpt gene encoding hypoxanthine phosphoribosyltransferase — protein sequence MIRDIKDDVKKVLYSEEQLAKRVKEMAEEISKDYAGKDLLVVGILKGSVLFTSDLIKNISIPCEIDFMAVSSYGNSAQTSGVVRILKDLDSDIENKHVLIVEDIVDTGTTLSYLLEYLKARKAASIEIVALLDKEARRTSNVSAKYKGFDVPDEFIVGYGIDYAEKYRNLPFIGALKEEIYNK from the coding sequence ATGATAAGAGACATAAAAGATGATGTTAAAAAAGTTTTATATTCAGAAGAACAATTAGCTAAACGTGTAAAAGAGATGGCTGAAGAAATTAGTAAAGATTATGCTGGAAAAGATTTATTAGTTGTTGGTATATTAAAAGGTTCAGTATTATTTACCTCAGACCTTATTAAAAATATAAGCATACCATGTGAAATAGATTTTATGGCTGTTTCAAGTTATGGCAACTCAGCTCAAACTTCAGGAGTTGTTAGAATATTAAAAGACTTAGATAGTGATATAGAAAATAAGCATGTTCTTATAGTTGAAGATATAGTTGATACAGGAACAACTTTAAGCTATCTTTTAGAATATTTAAAAGCTAGAAAGGCAGCAAGTATAGAAATCGTTGCTCTATTAGATAAAGAAGCTAGAAGAACTTCAAATGTTTCAGCAAAATACAAAGGATTTGATGTACCAGATGAATTCATAGTTGGATATGGAATAGACTATGCTGAAAAATATAGAAACTTACCATTCATCGGTGCTTTAAAAGAAGAAATTTATAATAAGTAA